One stretch of Xiphophorus maculatus strain JP 163 A chromosome 19, X_maculatus-5.0-male, whole genome shotgun sequence DNA includes these proteins:
- the LOC102221864 gene encoding glycogenin-1-like isoform X2 yields the protein MGRKMWGLIPVFDCSQLLLLCPSHCKPAVRPIPTSNSPVDSPRRTMSDQAFVTLATNDNYAKGAMVLGQSLRNHSTTRKLVALIGPHVAEPCRDALHSVFDEVIMVDVMDSCDAANLALMKRPDLGVTITKLHCWTLLQYSKCVFMDADTLVLSNIDELFEREELSAAPDPGWPDCFNSGVFVFRPSKETHEELLKFCTEKGSFDGGDQGVLNSYFNTWATADISKHLPFIYNLSSIAIYSYLPAFKQYGHDAKVVHFLGKVKPWNYSYDAQRGEVRGHSVSPDPCQMHPNYLLQWWQLYAASVLPLLQKAYGDAPFSSGFVNQSSPGERHEDAREQPRFPPPPSLRLSSAERKQRWEAGQIDYLGDDSFTNIEQKLNSFLK from the exons ATGGGCCGGAAAATGTGGGGCTTAATTCCTGTGTTTGACTGCtctcagctgctgctcctttGCCCTTCGCACTGCAAACCCGCCGTCCGCCCCATCCCGACCTCCAACTCCCCGGTGGACTCTCCTCGGCGCACCATGTCGG ACCAAGCTTTTGTGACTTTAGCCACAAACGACAACTACGCCAAGGGAGCAATGGTTCTTGGCCAGTCGTTACGGAACCACAGCACAACCCGGAAACTGGTGGCACTCATTGGACCTCATGTTGCTGAGCCTTGCAG GGATGCGCTGCACTCAGTTTTTGACGAGGTGATCATGGTGGACGTCATGGATTCGTGCGACGCAGCTAATCTGGCTCTGATGAAGCGGCCGGACTTGGGCGTAACGATCACCAAACTGCACTGCTGGACCCTCTTGCAGTACAGCAAATGTGTGTTCATGGATGCCGACACACTG GTGCTGTCCAACATAGATGAACTTTTCGAGAGGGAAGAGTTGTCTGCAGCTCCGGATCCTGGTTGGCCAGACTGTTTCAACTCCGGCGTTTTTGTCTTCAGGCCGTCCAAAGAGACGCATGAAGAGCTGCTTAAGTTCTGCACTGAAAAAGGCAGCTTTGATG GTGGAGATCAGGGCGTTCTCAACAGTTACTTTAACACCTGGGCGACGGCGGACATTTCCAAACACCTCCCGTTTATCTACAACCTCAGCAGCATCGCCATCTACTCCTACCTGCCCGCTTTCAAACA GTACGGCCACGACGCGAAGGTGGTGCACTTTCTGGGCAAAGTGAAGCCGTGGAACTACTCCTACGACGCCCAGAGAGgcgaggtcagaggtcactctGTCTCCCCTGACCCGTGCCAGATGCACCCGAACTACTTGCTCCAGTGGTGGCAGCTGTACGCCGCCTCCGTCCTGCCGTTGCTGCAGAAGGCGTACGGCGACGCCCCGTTCAGCAGCGGCTTCGTGAACCAGAGCAGTCCT GGCGAGCGTCACGAAGACGCGAGGGAGCAGCCCAGGTTTCCTCCCCCTCCCTCCCTGAGGCTTTCGTCAGCGGAGAGGAAGCAGCGCTGGGAAGCGGGCCAGATCGACTACTTGGGCGACGATTCCTTCACAAACATCGAACAAAAACTCAACTCTTTCCTCAAGTAG
- the LOC102221864 gene encoding glycogenin-1-like isoform X1: MGRKMWGLIPVFDCSQLLLLCPSHCKPAVRPIPTSNSPVDSPRRTMSADQAFVTLATNDNYAKGAMVLGQSLRNHSTTRKLVALIGPHVAEPCRDALHSVFDEVIMVDVMDSCDAANLALMKRPDLGVTITKLHCWTLLQYSKCVFMDADTLVLSNIDELFEREELSAAPDPGWPDCFNSGVFVFRPSKETHEELLKFCTEKGSFDGGDQGVLNSYFNTWATADISKHLPFIYNLSSIAIYSYLPAFKQYGHDAKVVHFLGKVKPWNYSYDAQRGEVRGHSVSPDPCQMHPNYLLQWWQLYAASVLPLLQKAYGDAPFSSGFVNQSSPGERHEDAREQPRFPPPPSLRLSSAERKQRWEAGQIDYLGDDSFTNIEQKLNSFLK; encoded by the exons ATGGGCCGGAAAATGTGGGGCTTAATTCCTGTGTTTGACTGCtctcagctgctgctcctttGCCCTTCGCACTGCAAACCCGCCGTCCGCCCCATCCCGACCTCCAACTCCCCGGTGGACTCTCCTCGGCGCACCATGTCGG CAGACCAAGCTTTTGTGACTTTAGCCACAAACGACAACTACGCCAAGGGAGCAATGGTTCTTGGCCAGTCGTTACGGAACCACAGCACAACCCGGAAACTGGTGGCACTCATTGGACCTCATGTTGCTGAGCCTTGCAG GGATGCGCTGCACTCAGTTTTTGACGAGGTGATCATGGTGGACGTCATGGATTCGTGCGACGCAGCTAATCTGGCTCTGATGAAGCGGCCGGACTTGGGCGTAACGATCACCAAACTGCACTGCTGGACCCTCTTGCAGTACAGCAAATGTGTGTTCATGGATGCCGACACACTG GTGCTGTCCAACATAGATGAACTTTTCGAGAGGGAAGAGTTGTCTGCAGCTCCGGATCCTGGTTGGCCAGACTGTTTCAACTCCGGCGTTTTTGTCTTCAGGCCGTCCAAAGAGACGCATGAAGAGCTGCTTAAGTTCTGCACTGAAAAAGGCAGCTTTGATG GTGGAGATCAGGGCGTTCTCAACAGTTACTTTAACACCTGGGCGACGGCGGACATTTCCAAACACCTCCCGTTTATCTACAACCTCAGCAGCATCGCCATCTACTCCTACCTGCCCGCTTTCAAACA GTACGGCCACGACGCGAAGGTGGTGCACTTTCTGGGCAAAGTGAAGCCGTGGAACTACTCCTACGACGCCCAGAGAGgcgaggtcagaggtcactctGTCTCCCCTGACCCGTGCCAGATGCACCCGAACTACTTGCTCCAGTGGTGGCAGCTGTACGCCGCCTCCGTCCTGCCGTTGCTGCAGAAGGCGTACGGCGACGCCCCGTTCAGCAGCGGCTTCGTGAACCAGAGCAGTCCT GGCGAGCGTCACGAAGACGCGAGGGAGCAGCCCAGGTTTCCTCCCCCTCCCTCCCTGAGGCTTTCGTCAGCGGAGAGGAAGCAGCGCTGGGAAGCGGGCCAGATCGACTACTTGGGCGACGATTCCTTCACAAACATCGAACAAAAACTCAACTCTTTCCTCAAGTAG